Proteins encoded together in one Chitinophaga varians window:
- a CDS encoding TolC family protein, whose protein sequence is MRISQIAGFFLLFCFFANITPAVAQDTWSLKRCVDYAMENSITVKQQEVQKRLAELTLQQSRLSMIPNFNGNVNAGYSDGRIASIQDNAYINQSIFNASGQLNMSGDLFNWFSKQNLIAANRYDVASNGFLLQKARNDLAFNVATAFLQILLKNEQVKVNEVQVNQTLSNLNNTKKLVIAGSVPESNQADLEAQLAQDSTNLVTAQNDVILAILQMKAYLNLSFEIPFVPEIPENISSLPITPLAEMAPEMVYSAALTSYPLVKSDELRIKGAYRSYRSAVGQLFPALSLVGGLSTSYANNFYGIDGKLIPFNKQLDNTFGKNIGLSLRIPLFNGYQQRTAVSKAKVNVYNMELTRDLDNQKLRQDIYTAHANAVAALQKYNASTTGVMAAQKAYDFATKRFNIGLMNTIDYITTQTRLFKAQIDKVSAQYDYIFKMKLLEFYRDQRISL, encoded by the coding sequence ATGAGAATATCCCAAATCGCAGGTTTTTTCCTGCTCTTCTGCTTCTTTGCTAACATAACCCCGGCTGTGGCGCAGGATACGTGGAGTTTGAAACGTTGTGTGGATTATGCTATGGAAAACAGCATCACTGTAAAACAACAGGAGGTGCAAAAACGGCTGGCAGAACTTACCCTGCAGCAAAGCCGTCTCAGTATGATCCCCAACTTTAACGGCAATGTTAACGCAGGGTATTCCGATGGTCGTATCGCGAGCATTCAGGACAACGCTTATATTAACCAGTCTATTTTTAATGCCAGTGGCCAGCTCAATATGAGCGGCGATCTGTTCAACTGGTTCTCTAAACAAAACCTGATTGCCGCCAACAGGTATGATGTGGCATCCAATGGTTTCCTGCTGCAAAAAGCCCGTAATGATCTCGCTTTTAACGTTGCCACTGCTTTTCTGCAGATCCTGCTGAAAAACGAACAGGTAAAGGTGAATGAAGTACAGGTAAACCAGACACTGTCTAACCTCAACAATACCAAAAAGCTGGTGATTGCCGGTTCTGTTCCGGAAAGCAACCAGGCCGACCTGGAGGCGCAACTGGCGCAGGACAGCACCAACCTGGTGACCGCCCAGAACGATGTAATTCTGGCTATCCTGCAAATGAAGGCCTATCTGAACCTGAGTTTTGAGATACCTTTCGTACCGGAAATCCCGGAGAACATATCATCCCTGCCTATCACCCCGCTGGCTGAAATGGCCCCGGAAATGGTGTATAGCGCGGCGTTGACATCCTATCCGCTGGTGAAGTCCGATGAGCTCAGGATCAAAGGGGCCTACAGATCTTACCGTTCCGCAGTCGGACAGTTATTCCCCGCCTTGTCCCTGGTAGGGGGGCTTTCCACCAGCTATGCCAATAACTTCTACGGAATAGACGGAAAACTGATACCTTTCAATAAACAGCTGGACAACACCTTTGGTAAAAATATAGGGCTGAGCCTGAGGATTCCGCTCTTTAACGGTTACCAGCAACGGACCGCTGTTTCCAAAGCCAAGGTCAATGTGTACAACATGGAGCTGACCCGCGACCTGGACAATCAGAAACTGCGGCAGGACATCTATACTGCCCATGCCAATGCAGTGGCCGCCCTGCAGAAATACAACGCTTCCACCACCGGGGTAATGGCAGCCCAGAAAGCGTACGACTTTGCCACCAAACGGTTCAACATCGGATTAATGAACACCATTGATTATATCACAACGCAAACCAGATTGTTCAAAGCCCAGATTGATAAAGTCTCGGCACAGTACGACTATATTTTCAAAATGAAATTGCTGGAATTTTACCGGGACCAGAGAATATCCCTGTAG
- a CDS encoding efflux RND transporter periplasmic adaptor subunit: protein MKKKKTLFWLTGLGLLVILLIVLKASGVIGKEELLNVAADKAEKKNIIEVVTASGKIYPEIEVKVSSDVSGEITELTVLEGDTVTKGQVLARIYGDIYGSMVDKAMASVSQSQAQLANTAAALNSYKARLDQNKAAYLRNKELLSQKVISRSEFETSEATYLASQADYNAAAQQINSSKFGVQSAQANLKEANKNLGRTTITAPMNGIVSLLNVKKGERVVGTAQMTGTEMLRIADLSRMEVQVDVGENDIPKVKYGDTALIEVDAYNGRRFKGVVTQIASSSKGAATATATTASSAEQVTSYIVHIRILPESYADLLTNARHKAFPFRPGMSASVDIQTRHENNVLAIPINAVTTRDADSTKSNSGDKKKDDAKSKAEMNEVVFVLQKDNSVKMVPVKTGVQDDSYIQVLAGLQEGDQVISAPYSAVSRTLNNGKKVKVVAKDKLFEGQNK, encoded by the coding sequence ATGAAGAAGAAAAAGACCCTTTTTTGGCTCACGGGCTTAGGTTTACTTGTTATTTTGCTCATTGTTTTAAAGGCTTCGGGTGTTATTGGTAAGGAAGAACTGTTGAACGTGGCCGCAGACAAGGCGGAAAAAAAGAATATCATCGAGGTAGTGACTGCCAGCGGAAAAATTTATCCCGAAATTGAAGTAAAAGTAAGCTCCGACGTATCCGGTGAGATTACTGAGCTGACGGTGCTCGAAGGAGACACTGTGACCAAAGGCCAGGTACTGGCCCGTATTTACGGAGATATTTATGGCTCCATGGTGGACAAAGCCATGGCTTCTGTAAGCCAGTCACAGGCACAGCTGGCCAACACCGCTGCTGCGCTCAATTCCTACAAAGCCCGCCTGGACCAGAACAAGGCCGCTTATCTTCGTAACAAAGAACTGCTTTCCCAGAAGGTAATTTCCCGCTCTGAATTTGAAACCAGCGAAGCAACTTACCTCGCTTCCCAGGCCGACTATAACGCGGCGGCTCAACAAATCAACAGCAGCAAATTTGGCGTGCAAAGCGCACAGGCCAACCTGAAAGAAGCCAATAAAAACCTTGGCCGTACCACTATTACCGCTCCCATGAACGGTATCGTTTCCCTGCTCAATGTAAAGAAAGGCGAACGCGTGGTAGGTACCGCCCAGATGACCGGTACAGAAATGCTGCGCATCGCGGACCTGAGCCGTATGGAAGTACAGGTGGACGTTGGAGAAAATGATATCCCCAAAGTGAAATACGGAGATACCGCCCTCATTGAGGTTGATGCCTACAATGGCCGCCGTTTCAAAGGGGTGGTGACACAAATCGCCAGCTCCAGCAAAGGCGCCGCCACTGCTACCGCTACCACAGCGTCTTCCGCAGAACAGGTGACCAGCTATATTGTGCATATCCGCATTCTGCCGGAATCCTATGCAGATCTGCTGACCAACGCCCGTCACAAAGCATTTCCTTTCCGCCCCGGCATGAGCGCCAGCGTGGATATACAGACCCGTCACGAAAATAACGTACTGGCAATACCCATCAATGCCGTTACTACCCGCGATGCGGATTCCACCAAGAGCAACAGCGGAGATAAGAAAAAAGACGACGCCAAAAGCAAGGCGGAAATGAATGAAGTGGTGTTTGTATTGCAGAAAGACAACTCCGTGAAAATGGTCCCCGTAAAAACCGGTGTACAGGACGATTCCTATATCCAGGTACTGGCAGGCTTACAGGAAGGAGACCAGGTGATCAGCGCCCCTTACAGCGCAGTTTCCCGTACCCTCAACAACGGTAAAAAAGTGAAGGTGGTGGCTAAAGACAAGCTTTTCGAAGGACAGAATAAATAA
- a CDS encoding NAD(P)H-dependent glycerol-3-phosphate dehydrogenase, which produces MSKENRIGIIGSGSWATALAKILTDNGQHIHWWIRNEETIRHMQQRHHNKHYLTSVYFDTSLLSLSSDVNAVVAACDEIVLAVPSAFLTDVLDQLPSSALEGKKVISAIKGLVPGNNQLINEYLEERFQLPPAHYFTITGPCHAEEVANEKLSYLTFSGVHQEAAQAIADKFTGSYLQTIVNTDMIGVQLAAVMKNIYALGAGIAHGLEYGDNFLSVYITNCFREMQAFLEQYEAQKAEQRGSEPMVHNYSASAYLGDLLVTCYSLHSRNRTFGNMIGKGYSVKAAQLELNMIAEGYYASKCMYEMNKQIGAVMPVAQAVYAILWQQVHPSEAFLSLEKGFI; this is translated from the coding sequence GTGAGCAAGGAGAATCGCATTGGTATAATCGGCAGTGGCAGTTGGGCTACTGCATTGGCAAAAATACTGACAGATAATGGACAGCATATCCACTGGTGGATCCGTAATGAAGAGACGATCCGGCATATGCAACAGCGTCATCATAACAAACATTACCTGACTTCTGTATACTTTGATACCAGCCTGTTGTCGCTCAGCAGTGATGTCAATGCCGTTGTGGCGGCGTGTGATGAGATTGTGCTGGCGGTCCCTTCTGCTTTCCTGACAGATGTGCTGGACCAGTTGCCATCATCAGCGCTGGAGGGTAAAAAAGTGATTTCGGCCATTAAAGGATTGGTGCCTGGCAACAACCAGTTGATCAATGAATACCTGGAAGAGCGCTTCCAGCTTCCGCCGGCGCATTATTTTACCATCACCGGCCCATGTCATGCGGAGGAGGTGGCCAATGAAAAGCTCTCCTATCTTACTTTTTCCGGTGTTCATCAGGAAGCGGCACAGGCAATAGCAGATAAATTTACCGGAAGTTATTTGCAGACGATCGTTAATACAGATATGATTGGCGTGCAGCTGGCGGCGGTGATGAAAAACATCTATGCACTGGGAGCTGGGATTGCGCATGGACTGGAATATGGTGATAATTTTCTGAGTGTATATATCACCAACTGTTTCCGGGAGATGCAGGCTTTTCTGGAGCAGTACGAGGCGCAGAAGGCAGAGCAGCGGGGCAGTGAGCCGATGGTCCATAATTACAGCGCCAGCGCCTACCTGGGCGATCTGCTGGTGACCTGTTATTCCCTGCACAGCAGGAACCGGACCTTTGGTAACATGATTGGGAAAGGGTATTCCGTAAAGGCGGCCCAATTGGAGCTGAATATGATCGCAGAAGGTTACTACGCCAGCAAATGCATGTATGAGATGAACAAACAGATAGGGGCGGTAATGCCTGTGGCGCAGGCCGTATATGCGATATTATGGCAGCAGGTGCATCCGTCTGAAGCCTTCCTCTCTCTTGAAAAAGGGTTTATCTGA
- a CDS encoding glycosyltransferase: protein MTKNLLFVSSFPPRECGIATFAQDLINALDKSFAGKLNIEICALEESGKPWTDKQPPVTYTVNPFNIDSCIAFAQQVNDNPKIDLLCFEHEFGLYGGEYGHNLLAMLSLLDKPFIVRFHTVLPFPDQKCLKVVSLIGALATKVTAMTRSSVNLLRDVYQLPADKIVHIPHGTHAHIIDDVNALKKQYDLEGKLVLSTFGLLSENKGLETGIRAMKEIVKTYPDAIYLILGKTHPVIIAREGERYRQQLEDMVKEYQLENNVRFVNTYLSLDTLLDYLSLTDIYLFTSKDPHQAVSGTFVYAMSAGCAVISTAFVQAREMLDESCGCLIDFNDADQLAAAAMNLLGNPELRQRMSRNAIEKTRSSIWDNVAIAHMAMFSEVLDDNKVTMPNLPAPYLDHIDRLTDELGMLQFARHDVPDPAHGYTLDDNARALIALCMYITTIKPSSFADSLIRKYIRFIASCRKPSGRFLNYVDKDGNFTSQNDEVNLEDANGRTVWALGYALSCHQVLSFDMTQELLSLFRPCLRWIDSLSSPRAMAFAMKGLFYSLQYRKTDQATELLNKLASRLQEQYIAEADDNWKWFESSLTYGNAVIPEAMMMAFQVTGNPAYRKTAEESLAFLCSKTFTDSYMKVISNKTWYHKNTPPASEAGGEQSIEVAYTMLALDTFYNNTKNHLYFEKMRVAFSWYLGNNHLKQLVYNPLTYGCYDGLERNNVNQNQGAESTVCYLIARLLMEQWNKHKYVTTKKETREPVRIGFNG, encoded by the coding sequence ATGACTAAAAACTTGCTTTTTGTATCATCTTTTCCGCCCCGTGAGTGCGGCATCGCTACATTTGCGCAAGATCTGATCAACGCGCTGGACAAGAGTTTCGCAGGAAAACTGAATATCGAAATCTGTGCATTGGAAGAGTCGGGGAAGCCGTGGACAGACAAACAGCCACCGGTCACTTATACCGTAAATCCTTTCAATATTGACAGCTGCATCGCCTTCGCGCAGCAAGTCAATGATAATCCTAAAATAGACCTGCTCTGCTTTGAGCATGAGTTTGGCCTCTATGGCGGAGAATACGGACATAATCTGCTGGCCATGTTATCCTTACTGGACAAGCCTTTTATCGTCCGTTTTCATACCGTATTGCCTTTCCCGGACCAGAAATGCCTGAAGGTGGTAAGCCTTATAGGCGCCCTGGCGACTAAGGTAACGGCCATGACCCGCTCCTCGGTAAACCTGCTCCGCGACGTTTACCAGTTGCCGGCAGATAAGATCGTTCATATTCCGCACGGTACTCATGCACACATCATCGACGATGTGAATGCCCTTAAAAAACAGTATGACCTGGAAGGCAAACTGGTACTCAGCACCTTTGGCCTGTTAAGCGAAAATAAAGGGCTGGAAACGGGTATCAGGGCCATGAAGGAGATCGTCAAAACCTATCCCGATGCCATCTATCTTATTTTAGGTAAAACCCATCCGGTAATCATCGCACGTGAGGGAGAGCGCTACCGCCAACAACTGGAAGACATGGTGAAGGAATATCAGCTGGAAAACAATGTGCGGTTTGTTAATACCTATCTCTCACTGGATACTTTACTGGATTATTTATCACTGACAGATATTTACCTTTTTACCTCCAAAGACCCCCATCAGGCTGTCAGCGGCACCTTTGTCTACGCTATGAGCGCAGGTTGCGCGGTTATTTCCACCGCCTTTGTACAGGCCAGAGAGATGCTGGACGAAAGTTGCGGCTGCCTGATTGATTTTAACGATGCAGACCAGCTGGCGGCTGCCGCCATGAACCTGCTGGGCAATCCGGAGCTGCGCCAGCGCATGAGCCGCAATGCTATTGAAAAAACACGCAGTTCCATCTGGGACAACGTGGCCATTGCCCATATGGCCATGTTCAGTGAAGTGCTGGATGATAACAAGGTGACCATGCCCAATCTGCCGGCCCCTTATCTGGACCATATCGACCGTCTGACGGATGAACTGGGCATGCTGCAATTTGCCCGTCATGATGTGCCGGACCCGGCCCACGGATATACCCTCGATGACAATGCCCGGGCGCTCATCGCGCTCTGCATGTACATCACTACGATCAAACCCAGTAGTTTCGCGGATTCCCTGATCCGAAAATATATCCGTTTTATAGCGAGTTGCCGTAAACCATCCGGCAGGTTCCTGAACTATGTGGATAAAGACGGCAATTTCACCAGCCAGAACGATGAAGTAAACCTTGAAGATGCCAACGGTCGTACGGTATGGGCGCTGGGATATGCCCTGTCCTGCCACCAGGTGCTGTCTTTTGACATGACACAGGAACTGTTGTCCCTTTTCAGGCCCTGCCTGCGCTGGATTGACAGCCTCTCTTCCCCGAGGGCCATGGCGTTTGCCATGAAAGGACTGTTTTATTCGCTGCAATACCGGAAAACCGACCAGGCGACAGAACTGCTGAATAAACTGGCCTCCAGATTGCAGGAGCAATATATAGCAGAGGCAGATGATAACTGGAAATGGTTTGAATCCAGCCTTACCTATGGCAATGCCGTCATCCCGGAAGCGATGATGATGGCCTTCCAGGTAACAGGGAACCCGGCCTATCGCAAAACAGCGGAAGAAAGCCTGGCATTCCTTTGCAGCAAAACCTTTACTGATAGCTATATGAAAGTCATCAGCAATAAAACATGGTACCATAAAAACACGCCTCCTGCCAGTGAAGCCGGTGGTGAGCAATCCATCGAAGTGGCGTATACCATGTTGGCTTTGGACACCTTTTATAACAATACTAAAAACCATTTGTACTTCGAAAAGATGCGCGTCGCGTTTAGTTGGTACCTGGGGAATAATCATCTGAAACAGTTGGTATATAATCCCCTTACTTACGGATGCTATGATGGCCTGGAACGTAACAATGTAAATCAAAACCAGGGCGCTGAGTCGACTGTGTGCTATCTGATAGCCCGTCTTTTGATGGAGCAATGGAACAAACACAAATATGTTACAACCAAAAAAGAGACCCGTGAACCGGTCCGGATTGGATTCAACGGATGA
- a CDS encoding response regulator yields the protein MDSTDEIKNGPNILIIDDEPDICRLLQLTLVRHGYQVQYVHALNEGLSHLRSQQPDLLFLDIHLPDGSGLDALPEIRKECPTLPVITISAYDNGMEKQRALSAGATFFLAKPFSVKHVDELIGNIRPAIS from the coding sequence TTGGATTCAACGGATGAAATAAAAAACGGACCTAATATCCTGATTATCGACGACGAACCGGACATTTGTCGATTGCTGCAGTTGACCCTCGTCAGGCATGGCTATCAGGTTCAATACGTCCATGCACTAAATGAAGGACTATCACACCTGCGTAGCCAGCAGCCGGACCTGCTGTTTCTGGATATCCACCTGCCGGACGGGTCAGGACTTGACGCGCTGCCGGAGATTAGAAAAGAATGTCCAACTTTACCGGTTATCACCATTAGTGCATATGACAACGGTATGGAGAAACAAAGGGCGCTGAGCGCAGGAGCTACCTTTTTCCTTGCCAAACCCTTCAGTGTAAAACATGTTGATGAGCTAATAGGTAACATCAGGCCGGCTATCAGCTGA
- a CDS encoding sigma-54-dependent transcriptional regulator — protein sequence MKNILIIDDEINICTLLSKFLSKHGFNVDTTMTGAAALKMMKEKTFDLVLCDYRLKDTDGAQLLQDIHQINPQTIVIIITGYTDVRVAVEMVKNGAYDYLSKPLYPDEILNLVHKAFAHKESEQERMAVQPVDAGSAPEARETLLSRNQNEKNDKYVYGESEGARELIRQIKLVAPTDYSVIIFGETGTGKESVAHLIHHHSKRSSQPFVALDCGSLSKELAASELFGHEKGAFTGAIGTKIGAFEQAQGGTLFLDEISNLSYDIQVAMLRVLQEKVIRRVGSLKEIPVDVRIIVASNEKLSESVQRGKFREDLFHRFNEFTIYIPPLRERREDLPLFVAAFVEQVERELEKSCGKISPEVWKCFHEYNWPGNIRELKNIIRRACLLTPEMQEITMSALPLEMKESFAQPQDELPVSGELAIMANDNDLKTVALQAEYNKIINVLKEVKYNKTKAAQLLNIDRKTLYNKLRLLNINY from the coding sequence ATGAAAAATATTCTGATTATAGATGACGAAATCAATATCTGTACGCTCCTCAGTAAATTTCTGAGCAAACATGGGTTCAATGTAGACACCACCATGACGGGCGCTGCTGCGCTCAAAATGATGAAAGAGAAAACATTTGATCTCGTATTGTGCGATTACAGGCTGAAAGATACAGATGGCGCACAGTTGCTGCAGGACATCCATCAAATCAATCCGCAGACGATCGTCATTATCATCACCGGCTATACCGATGTGCGTGTGGCTGTGGAAATGGTGAAAAATGGCGCGTATGATTATTTGTCCAAGCCGCTGTATCCCGATGAAATACTAAACCTGGTGCATAAAGCTTTTGCACATAAGGAGTCCGAACAGGAACGCATGGCGGTGCAGCCGGTAGATGCCGGCAGTGCGCCTGAAGCCCGCGAAACGCTCCTGTCCCGTAACCAGAACGAGAAAAACGATAAATACGTTTATGGCGAAAGTGAAGGCGCCCGTGAATTGATCCGCCAGATAAAACTGGTGGCGCCTACCGACTATAGTGTGATCATCTTCGGAGAAACCGGTACCGGTAAGGAATCGGTGGCCCACCTGATACACCATCACAGTAAACGTTCTTCGCAACCGTTTGTGGCACTGGACTGTGGCAGTCTCTCCAAGGAACTGGCCGCCAGTGAGCTGTTCGGGCACGAAAAAGGCGCTTTTACCGGCGCTATTGGCACTAAAATCGGCGCCTTTGAACAGGCACAGGGAGGCACGCTTTTCCTCGATGAAATTTCCAATCTGTCTTATGATATCCAGGTGGCCATGCTCCGCGTATTACAGGAAAAAGTGATCCGCCGCGTGGGCAGCCTAAAGGAAATACCGGTAGACGTCCGCATCATTGTGGCTTCCAACGAAAAATTGTCGGAGTCCGTACAACGCGGAAAATTCCGGGAAGACCTCTTCCACCGGTTCAATGAATTTACCATCTACATCCCGCCGCTGCGTGAACGCCGGGAAGACCTGCCGCTGTTTGTGGCAGCCTTCGTGGAACAGGTGGAAAGAGAACTGGAGAAGTCCTGTGGTAAAATATCTCCGGAAGTGTGGAAGTGTTTCCATGAGTACAACTGGCCAGGCAATATCCGCGAACTGAAAAATATCATTCGCCGCGCCTGCCTGCTGACGCCGGAAATGCAGGAAATCACCATGTCGGCCCTGCCGCTGGAAATGAAAGAATCATTTGCCCAACCGCAGGATGAACTGCCGGTAAGCGGGGAACTGGCTATCATGGCTAATGACAACGACCTCAAAACAGTGGCGCTCCAGGCAGAATACAATAAGATCATCAACGTACTCAAAGAAGTAAAATATAATAAAACCAAAGCAGCACAGCTGCTAAACATCGACCGTAAAACGCTGTACAATAAATTACGCTTGTTGAATATCAACTACTAG
- a CDS encoding low affinity iron permease family protein, which translates to MKPLSENQSGTRFFETMAAKVIAATGSAWAFFLALAVIIIWGVTGPVFHYSDTWQLVINTGTTIITFLMVFIIQKSQNKDSKSIQLKLNELIAAHQLASNRLIDVENLSEEELDVLHKYYHVMAEETKKRIKMNESHSVEEAIDGALSKHEEQLRRRKKYPEGGGSGETKPLAR; encoded by the coding sequence ATGAAACCACTATCCGAAAACCAGTCTGGCACCCGATTTTTTGAAACCATGGCCGCCAAAGTTATTGCTGCAACCGGCAGCGCCTGGGCCTTCTTCCTCGCATTGGCTGTTATTATCATCTGGGGTGTGACCGGCCCCGTGTTCCACTATTCTGATACCTGGCAGTTAGTGATCAATACAGGTACTACCATCATTACTTTCCTGATGGTGTTTATCATTCAGAAATCGCAAAACAAAGACTCCAAATCCATCCAGCTGAAGCTGAATGAACTGATTGCTGCGCACCAACTGGCCAGTAACCGCCTTATTGACGTGGAAAACCTTTCTGAAGAAGAACTGGACGTCCTTCACAAATACTACCATGTAATGGCGGAAGAAACCAAAAAAAGAATCAAAATGAATGAATCGCACTCCGTGGAAGAAGCGATTGACGGTGCGCTCAGTAAGCACGAAGAGCAACTGCGCAGACGTAAGAAATACCCCGAAGGCGGCGGGTCCGGAGAAACTAAACCGCTGGCAAGGTGA
- a CDS encoding hybrid sensor histidine kinase/response regulator gives MSERPIQILMIDDDEDDFFLVTELLRDISPGQYVLEWAPTYQKGIEAIERKTHDIFLVDYRLGPHTGLDILHHFQEMQYSMPVIMLTGKGDYAIDQEAMKAGAYDYLVKGEITADLLERSIRYALDEYKHLRTIEESEKKYFGIFEKAHDLIILADCDKNIIDANPAALRRLQYQKEEILKLHLRDLFTIPEQSEQFLSNICNDGVAGTQEYEFKTHDGKKLFVLINAVMLDEAEQIFLCVIQDITEKKREEQEKQHQEKFVITGRIARVIAHEVRNPLTNILLAVSQFKEEDDVAANEESDLYTDIIERNCTRINQLITELLDSTRMIELHTAEHGINELIENALKLSQDRMQLHEIRLSKQLVTPDIKVNVDDEKVVIAFLNIIINAIEAMAPGKGMLTVATRRSQDKAQVQISDNGIGIPEDKLSRLFDPFYTNKAKGTGLGLTSTQNILLNHKGTIHVDSEQGKGTTFTITLPAV, from the coding sequence ATGAGCGAACGCCCGATACAAATACTCATGATTGATGACGATGAAGATGATTTTTTCCTGGTAACGGAACTATTGCGCGATATTTCCCCTGGTCAATATGTGTTGGAATGGGCCCCCACCTATCAGAAAGGCATTGAAGCCATTGAAAGGAAAACCCATGACATATTCCTGGTGGACTACCGGCTGGGACCGCACACCGGCCTGGATATTCTCCACCATTTTCAGGAAATGCAATATAGCATGCCTGTCATTATGCTTACCGGTAAAGGCGACTATGCCATCGACCAGGAAGCCATGAAAGCCGGCGCCTACGACTACCTGGTAAAAGGTGAAATCACCGCCGACCTGCTGGAACGCTCTATCCGCTATGCGCTCGACGAATATAAACACCTCCGCACCATCGAAGAAAGCGAGAAAAAATATTTCGGCATCTTTGAAAAAGCCCATGACCTGATTATCCTGGCCGATTGTGATAAAAACATCATCGACGCCAATCCGGCCGCACTGCGGAGATTACAGTACCAGAAAGAAGAAATACTGAAACTGCACCTCCGTGATCTCTTTACCATACCAGAGCAAAGCGAACAATTCCTCAGCAACATCTGTAACGATGGCGTTGCCGGCACACAGGAATACGAATTCAAAACACACGACGGTAAAAAACTATTTGTGCTCATCAATGCCGTCATGCTGGACGAGGCAGAACAAATCTTCCTGTGCGTGATACAGGACATCACAGAGAAAAAAAGAGAAGAACAGGAAAAACAACATCAGGAAAAATTCGTGATCACAGGACGTATCGCCCGGGTGATTGCCCATGAAGTAAGAAACCCGCTCACCAATATATTGCTGGCCGTAAGCCAGTTTAAAGAAGAAGATGATGTAGCTGCCAACGAAGAATCTGACCTGTACACCGATATCATTGAACGCAACTGCACCCGCATTAATCAGCTGATCACGGAACTGCTGGACAGCACGCGTATGATAGAACTGCACACCGCAGAACATGGCATCAATGAACTGATTGAAAATGCGCTGAAGCTATCACAGGACCGTATGCAGCTGCATGAAATACGGCTCAGTAAACAACTGGTTACCCCTGATATCAAAGTGAACGTTGACGACGAAAAAGTGGTGATCGCCTTTCTGAACATTATCATCAATGCCATCGAGGCCATGGCGCCAGGCAAAGGCATGCTCACAGTTGCTACCCGGCGTAGCCAGGACAAGGCACAGGTACAGATTTCCGATAACGGCATCGGCATCCCGGAAGACAAGCTGTCACGCCTGTTTGACCCGTTCTATACCAACAAAGCCAAGGGAACAGGGCTGGGGCTTACCAGCACACAAAATATCCTGCTTAATCACAAAGGGACCATCCATGTAGACAGTGAACAGGGCAAAGGAACGACTTTTACTATCACCTTGCCAGCGGTTTAG